From Peromyscus maniculatus bairdii isolate BWxNUB_F1_BW_parent chromosome 19, HU_Pman_BW_mat_3.1, whole genome shotgun sequence, the proteins below share one genomic window:
- the Lrrtm2 gene encoding leucine-rich repeat transmembrane neuronal protein 2 — protein sequence MGLHFKWPLGAPMLAAIYAMSVVLKMLPALGMACPPKCRCEKLLFYCDSQGFHSVPNATDKGSLGLSLRHNHITALERDQFASFSQLTWLHLDHNQISTVKEDAFQGLYKLKELILSSNKIFYLPNTTFTQLINLQNLDLSFNQLSSLHPELFYGLRKLQTLHLRSNSLRTIPVRLFWDCRSLEFLDLSTNRLRSLARNGFAGLIKLRELHLEHNQLTKINFAHFLRLSSLHTLFLQWNKISNLTCGMEWTWSTLEKLDLTGNEIKAIDLTVFETMPNLKILLMDNNKLNSLDSKILNSLRSLTTVGLSGNLWECSPRVCALASWLGSFQGRWEHSILCHSPDHTQGEDILDAVHGFQLCWNLSTTVTAMATTYRDPTTEYTKRISSSSYHVGDKEIPTTAGIAVTTEEHFPEPDNAIFTQRVITGTMALLFSFFFIIFIVFISRKCCPPTLRRIRQCSMIQNHRQLRSQTRLHMSNMSDQGPYNEYEPTHEGPFIIINGYGQCKCQQLPYKECEV from the exons ATGG GCTTACATTTCAAGTGGCCATTAGGGGCCCCTATGCTGGCAGCAATATATGCAATGAGTGTGGTTTTAAAAATGCTGCCTGCCCTGGGTATGGCGTGTCCACCCAAATGCCGCTGTGAGAAGCTGCTCTTCTACTGCGACTCTCAGGGCTTCCATTCAGTGCCAAACGCCACAGACAAGGGTTCTCTGGGCCTGTCCCTGAGGCACAATCACATCACAGCGCTTGAAAGAGATCAATTTGCCAGCTTCAGTCAACTCACCTGGCTCCACTTAGATCACAATCAAATTTCAACAGTAAAAGAAGATGCTTTCCAAGGACTATATAAACTTAAGGAGTTAATCTTAAGTTccaacaaaatattttacttgCCAAACACAACTTTTACCCAACTGATTAACCTGCAAAATTTGGACCTGTCTTTTAATCAGCTGTCATCTCTGCATCCTGAGCTCTTCTATGGCCTTCGGAAGCTGCAGACCTTGCATTTGCGTTCCAACTCCCTGCGGACTATCCCAGTACGCCTGTTCTGGGACTGTCGTAGTCTAGAGTTTCTGGATTTGAGCACAAACCGTTTGCGAAGTTTGGCTCGCAATGGATTTGCAGGATTAATCAAACTGAGAGAGCTTCACCTAGAGCACAACCAGCTGACAAAGATTAATTTTGCTCATTTCCTCCGGCTAAGCAGTTTGCACACACTCTTCTTACAATGGAACAAAATCAGCAACTTGACGTGTGGGATGGAGTGGACCTGGAGCACTTTAGAAAAGCTAGACCTAACCGGAAACGAGATCAAAGCCATCGACTTAACCGTGTTTGAAACCATGCCTAATCTGAAAATACTCCTCATGGATAACAACAAGTTAAACAGTCTTGATTCCAAAATCTTAAACTCCCTGAGATCCCTCACAACCGTTGGCCTCTCAGGCAATCTGTGGGAATGCAGCCCCAGAGTGTGTGCTCTGGCCTCCTGGCTGGGCAGTTTCCAAGGTCGGTGGGAGCATTCCATCCTATGCCATAGCCCTGACCACACCCAAGGAGAGGATATTCTAGATGCAGTCCACGGGTTTCAGCTCTGCTGGAATTTATCAACCACTGTCACGGCCATGGCtacaacttacagagatccaacCACTGAATATACAAAAAGAATAAGCTCATCAAGTTACCATGTAGGAGACAAAGAAATTCCAACTACTGCAGGCATAGCTGTTACTACAGAAGAACACTTTCCTGAACCAGACAATGCCATCTTTACTCAGCGAGTAATTACGGGAACaatggctttattgttttctttcttttttattatttttatagtgtTCATTTCCAGGAAGTGCTGCCCTCCCACTTTAAGAAGAATTAGGCAGTGCTCAATGATTCAGAACCACAGGCAGCTCCGATCCCAAACACGACTCCATATGTCAAATATGTCAGACCAAGGACCGTATAATGAGTATGAACCCACCCATGAAGGACCTTTCATCATCATTAATGGTTATGGACAGTGCAAGTGTCAGCAGCTGCCATACAAAGAATGTGAAGTATAA